A single genomic interval of Arthrobacter globiformis harbors:
- a CDS encoding S1C family serine protease — protein MVTVFTQDGLGSGVVYTANGLVLTNEHVVRGNTNVEVAFADGQRVPGKVRATDAISDLALVEAQRKDLPAAKFQKDLPRIGELAIVIGSPLGFENTATSGIISGLHRQIPGSAASSQSLVDLIQTDAAISPGNSGGAVVNSRAEIVGISEAYIPPQSGAVALGFAIPAATAVRVAEQLLKDGKADHSFIGLSPADITPQIAEQLHLPGTEGVLVLSVVRNGPADRAGLRPGDALLSLEGQKLNAPEDLLAALRSKAPGQTVSIEYRRGTDTGDTKVTLSERPTAES, from the coding sequence GTGGTCACAGTTTTCACGCAGGATGGCTTGGGAAGCGGCGTCGTGTACACAGCGAACGGGCTGGTCCTGACCAATGAGCACGTGGTGCGGGGCAACACCAACGTCGAGGTGGCCTTCGCCGACGGGCAGCGGGTGCCGGGCAAAGTACGGGCCACAGACGCGATTTCGGACCTGGCGCTGGTGGAAGCCCAACGCAAAGACCTTCCGGCTGCCAAGTTCCAGAAAGACCTCCCCCGCATCGGGGAACTGGCGATAGTCATCGGATCCCCGCTGGGCTTTGAAAACACTGCCACGTCCGGCATCATCTCCGGGCTGCACCGCCAAATTCCGGGATCAGCCGCCAGCAGCCAGTCACTCGTGGACCTGATTCAGACGGATGCGGCCATCAGCCCAGGCAACTCCGGGGGCGCGGTCGTGAACTCCCGCGCTGAGATCGTCGGCATCAGTGAAGCCTATATCCCGCCCCAGTCCGGCGCGGTCGCTTTGGGCTTTGCCATTCCGGCAGCGACGGCTGTTCGCGTGGCAGAGCAGTTGCTGAAGGACGGTAAGGCAGACCACTCGTTCATTGGCCTCTCTCCCGCCGATATCACCCCGCAGATAGCCGAGCAGCTTCACCTGCCGGGCACTGAGGGCGTTCTGGTCCTCTCGGTTGTCAGGAACGGCCCGGCTGACCGTGCAGGGTTGAGGCCCGGGGACGCGTTGTTGTCCCTCGAAGGTCAAAAACTCAACGCACCAGAGGACCTGCTCGCTGCGCTCCGGAGCAAGGCTCCGGGCCAGACCGTCAGCATCGAATACCGCAGGGGGACGGACACCGGGGATACCAAGGTAACGCTATCGGAGCGGCCGACGGCGGAAAGCTAA
- a CDS encoding alpha/beta fold hydrolase → MQARKERRSTVLSAGAELAVFEYGPPPAHGVPTLLLVHGYPDDHQLFLPAIAELAVTHHVIAYDTRNAGMSSVKEPPGDFTLNTLVNDLFAVLASTGAANVHLIGHDWGSIQGWAAVQDPRASGVISRFTSISGPDLGHFLRWMRSRAGNLRGWPQLVAQLLRSSYIAAFQVPLLPEAAWRLFLTRLYENAAGRRVNDNPIRGLALYRSNRFPSGKVKAPTPVGVPVTVVVPLKDPFLSPHLTAGLRSWVTDLTVIPVDGGHWWPATHHKELAGLLRAS, encoded by the coding sequence ATGCAAGCACGGAAGGAACGCCGTAGCACTGTCCTGTCCGCGGGAGCGGAGCTAGCCGTGTTCGAATATGGTCCACCTCCAGCACACGGGGTGCCCACCCTGCTCCTCGTGCACGGATACCCCGATGACCACCAACTTTTTCTCCCGGCCATCGCCGAACTCGCGGTCACCCACCACGTGATCGCCTACGACACGCGCAACGCCGGAATGTCCTCCGTGAAGGAACCGCCTGGTGACTTCACTCTAAACACTCTGGTGAATGACCTGTTCGCTGTTCTGGCATCCACGGGTGCGGCCAACGTTCACCTCATAGGCCACGACTGGGGTTCGATCCAGGGCTGGGCCGCGGTCCAGGACCCGCGCGCCTCAGGTGTTATCTCTCGTTTCACCAGCATCTCCGGGCCGGACCTTGGTCACTTCCTCCGCTGGATGCGCTCTCGTGCCGGCAACCTACGTGGCTGGCCACAGCTGGTAGCCCAGCTCCTTCGCAGCAGCTACATTGCCGCGTTCCAGGTCCCCCTGCTACCCGAAGCAGCCTGGCGCCTATTCCTTACCCGCCTCTACGAAAACGCGGCGGGACGCCGCGTCAATGACAACCCCATTCGCGGGTTGGCCCTATACCGCAGCAACCGCTTCCCTTCAGGCAAGGTAAAGGCCCCCACGCCCGTAGGTGTCCCCGTGACCGTGGTGGTCCCGCTCAAGGATCCTTTCCTGTCACCGCATCTGACAGCCGGACTGAGGTCTTGGGTGACTGACCTGACCGTCATCCCTGTCGACGGCGGGCACTGGTGGCCGGCCACCCATCACAAAGAACTCGCAGGGCTGCTGCGAGCTTCCTAG